From the genome of Emys orbicularis isolate rEmyOrb1 chromosome 17, rEmyOrb1.hap1, whole genome shotgun sequence, one region includes:
- the LOC135891045 gene encoding protein FAM170B-like has product MLHSQGLPAEAPETNPGAAQDGSESQRSGESPPRQGVSAGSSVPGETAEQGVSASAGPRDPNQQTSTATSVTSHSSTRGVQPAASNRLCAQPPGDPPGAGVKRKRSARVREAEGEGEEKSLFYMKIRAVNGVSVAWETGAGFGTIRKRPRIFKANYRGGESFAGSDPSSSHTRSELGDVDPEAESGAGGPAEEAPQQPMGAPPEWLLTPEQGLRCLACCRVFPSLEALTQHVKQGLREGFSCRVYYRVLGQLRAGEPPRKRRRRGGRECSKCGGQRRRPRKAAR; this is encoded by the exons ATGCTGCACAGCCAGGGgcttcctgctgaagccccagagACGAATCCTGGAGCTGCCCAGGACGGGTCAG AGTCGCAGAGATCAGGGGAGTCGCCCCCTCGTCAGGGGGTCTCTGCCGGGAGCTCCGTTCCTGGGGAAACGGCGGAGCAGGGGGTCTCTGCCTCTGCAGGCCCCAGGGACCCAAACCAGCAGACCTCCACGGCCACATCTGTCACCAGCCACTCCTCCACCCGCGGCGTGCAGCCTGCGGCCTCCAACCGCCTGTGTGCACAGCCCCCAGGGGATCCACCCGGCGCGGGCGTGAAGAGAAAGCGCTCGGCACGTGTCAGAGAGgccgagggggagggagaagaaaagtcCCTGTTCTACATGAAGATCAGGGCCGTGAACGGCGTCTCGGTGGCCTGGGAGACCGGGGCTGGCTTTGGAACCATTAGGAAGCGCCCCCGCATCTTTAAGGCCAATTACAGGGGAGGAGAAAGCTTTGCCGGCTCGGACCCGAGCAGCTCCCACACCAGGTCCGAGCTGGGGGACGTGGACCCCGAGGCAGAGAGCGGCGCGGGGGGGCCAGCAGAGGAGGCTCCGCAGCAGCCGATGGGAGCGCCCCCTGAGTGGCTCCTCACCCCCGAGCAGGGCCTGCGCTGCCTGGCCTGCTGCcgagtcttccccagcctggaggccCTGACCCAGCATGTGAAGCAGGGGCTGCGCGAAGGCTTCAGCTGCCGCGTCTACTACCGGGTGCTGGGGCAGCTCAGGGCGGGAGAGCCGCCCCGGAAGAGACGGCGACGTGGGGGCCGCGAGTGCAGCAAGTGTGGGGGACAGAGACGGCGCCCACGCAAGGCTGCCAGATAG